Below is a window of Komagataella phaffii GS115 chromosome 1, complete sequence DNA.
CAAGGAACTCAGATTCTTCCTGTCGCAGACTGGTGAGGCTTCTGTTCCTTTAAGGTAAGTTTTTAAGCCAAATTTGGCTACATTTGGTGCCACTTTCATGCATCCACAAGCTAATGCAAAGGCCCCCATAAACTCAAAGACTAACACAACAGATCCTTCCTGACCAAAACGTACCCAGCTATCAAAAAGGCAAACCCAACTTTACCAATTCTAATCAGGGAAGCCTACGGAATTCCACCAAGCGTCACTGCCAGACTCGAAAAGGGCCATGAAGTCAAGACGAACCTGGAAGGATTCTCTGCTGACCAAATTGCCAAAACTTTACAGTCCATTGCTTAGA
It encodes the following:
- a CDS encoding NADH-ubiquinone oxidoreductase, translating into MSSKFVFPKVVKELRFFLSQTGEASVPLRSFLTKTYPAIKKANPTLPILIREAYGIPPSVTARLEKGHEVKTNLEGFSADQIAKTLQSIA